From Bacteroidia bacterium:
TAATACAGTGCAACCTTAGTCGTATAAACTTTACCGTCAGTAACAATTCTCACAAAATATATTCCCGGAGGTGATGATTGCAAATCAACATTAAGAATTCCGTTTAATTCTTTTAGTTTTGAACTCATTATCAGCCTACCGGTATTATCATATATTTCTAACTTTTCGTCAGTTAGTTTATCAAAATTATATTTAACATTAAATGTTCCATTTGCAGGATTAGGATATACAAGAACAAAGTTCTGAATTGCAACCTGACTGTTATTTGTTAAATAACCAACAATAAAAGAATCTACTAACATACAACCCCAATCATCAGTCACAGTTAAATAATATGTGCCAGATAAAATATTAGATATTACAGGTGTAACATCACCATTACTCCAATTTAAAGTATAATTGGTACCAGCTCCGTTTATATTTATAGTTATTGAAGCATCATTACAGGATGAACAGGAAGCATGAGTAATAATTTCAGAAACTGTAAACAATGCAGAATTACTTACTATATAATTATTTACAAAGATACAATTAGAAGGCATCCCTGTAACAGTAACACTATAATTACCTGCAAACAAATTATACAAAGTATCCAATGTACTTCCGTCGCTCCATAACACAGAATAAGAATCAGCACCATTATTAATGCTTAATGCAATCATTCCCTGCCCTTCATTACAAAAATCATTTATTATTGCATCATTTACAGATAAAGCACCTGTATTATTTTCAACTGTGGAATTTGTTATAACTGAACAATTTGTAGAATTAGTAATTGTACATGTATAATTACCGGCATGTAAATTAGAAATATCCTGACTTACATCTCCATTACTCCACAAGTAAGAATATGCCCCTGCTGTAGGAATAGTTATATCAATGCTTCCGTTTCCCTGTCCGCAAGTTTCATCACTAACCAGATTAGATGCAGTAAAAGATGCGTTATTTGTTACGGTTACAAAAATATAATCATTACACCCACTTAAATCAGTAATCTGACATGAATAAGCACCGGCATGCACATTATTTAAATCCTCATTAAATGTTCCATTGCTCCATTCATAAGAATAATTTCCTGATGGCGTTACAGAAATATCAACATATCCGCTACCTGTTCCACAATATTCATTTCCGATAAATCCAACAGTACTGCTAAATAAAGCATTATTATCTACAAAAACATTTTCATCAAATCTGCATGTTCCATCAATTATTGAAAGAATATAATTTCCTGAAAATAAATTTGAAAACTGATTAACAGGTGTACCTCCGGGATTTCCATTAAGCTCATAAGTATATGCACCTACAGCTGGTTGAAACTGTATTATTCCTACCCCCTGACCACAGTCATCATTAACAGTTGAAGTTGAATAAAACATAAGATTTGGATTTTGAGTCTCTGGAATTGTAACATTATAAATTGACTCACAACCGGTAGCGTCTGAAATTGTTGCGATATAAATGCCTGCTGATAAACCACTAATATCTTGTGTTGTAGCAGAGTTACTCCAGTTATACGAATAAGGTGAATACCCTCCCGTTACTGTAATATCAGCTATTCCATCCGAATGTCCACACATATCTCCGGTTTCAATTGAAGTGATATTAAGATTAACCTGAGTATTTACAATTACTATTTGATTTGTTACAACAACGCAACCTGACTGATCTGTAATTGTGCAAATATATGTCCCTGCATTTATGCCTGACAAATCCTGTGTAATCTGACCACTACTCCATAAATAGGAATATGGCAGAACACCACCCTGAATAGTTAAATCAATATAAGCAACACCATTTGAGCAATAATCATCATGTGTGATTAAATTCGAAATATTCAGACCATTAGTAACATTATTCACTTCTTCACTAACAACAATCTGACAACTATTCGCATCAGTCACCGAACATGTGTAATTTCCTATATGCAGGTTTGAAATATCTTCTGTAGTTGCGCCATTGCTCCATAAAAACGTGTAAGGTAATTGACCGCCATTTACAGTAATATCAACAGAACCAAGTCCATCTCCACAATTCTCATTTATTACAGTAGAATTTGAAACAGCAAAACCACTTGAATTATTTATCACACTGGCATTACCGGTAACACTACAACCAAAATGATCGGTAACTGTTACAATATAGTTTCCTGCACTTAATAATTCAGGATCTTCATCAGTTGAACCATTACTCCAAATGGTAGAAACAGGTTCGTAACCTCCGGTATATGTAAGATCAATAACTCCCATTCCATTTCCACAATTTTCATTTGTAACTACAAGGCCTGAAATAGCAAGTGACATTGTTGTATTATTTACAATATATGATCCGGTAGTTGAACAACTATGAATATCTGTAACAGTAACAGAATAACTTCCAGCATTAAGGTTAAATAAATCTTCGGTTATAGAACCATTACTCCAGCTATAAACATAAGGCAATGATCCTCCCGAGATATTAATATTTACAGAACCTGATGCATTTCCACAAATCTCATCTTCAATTGTAGAATTTGTTATCACAAAGTTACTTCCAATGCTATTAACAACACCTGAATATAAATAATTACATCCTGAATTATCAACAATCTGACACGAAAAATTCCCTGCATGAACATTAATAATATCCTGTGTAGTTGCACCATTGCTCCATGCATATGTATATGGTATAGTTCCACCCTGAACTGTAATATTTATTGCACCTGCCCCACTATTACATGCTTCATCTGTTATTACAGCATTAGATACTGTTAATGTTCCTGAACTATTTAAAATTGTTGCATGAGCTTCAACTGTGCATGAATTTGCATCTACAACTGTACATGTATAACTACCCTCATTTAGCCCGCTTAAATCCTGAGTATGCAAACCATTACTCCAGTTATAAACTATTGGAGCCACGCCACCATTGATTGTTATATCAATTGTTCCGGCATTATTATTACATGTTTCATTATGTGTAACAACATTTGTTAAAGATAATGTTCCGGAGTTATTTCCAACAACAATATTTGATAAAATTACCTGACATGAGCCATCATCAGAAACAGTACACGAATATAATCCTTCATTTAAAGAAGAAATATCTTCAGTTGTTGCAGCATTACTCCATATATAATGAGCTGTTCCGGTAACTCCGCTTACTGTCAGATTAATCGAGCCAAGATTATTATTACATAATTCGTTTGTAACAACAGGTGTTGCTACAGCTAATGTTCCCGGATTATTTGTTATCACAACTGATTTAATATCCACACATCCGTTAACATCAGTAACTGTTACAGTATATGTGGCTGCAGTAAGATTTGAAATATCCTGAGTTGTTGCTGCATTACTCCATAAATAAGTCAACGGAAGAGTACCACCTGTAACAGTAAGGTCAATACTTCCCTGATCATTATTACAAATTTCATTAATGGAATTAGTTGTTAAATTAAGCGTACCCGGATTATTATTAAGAATAATATTTCCTGTATGAAATTTACAACCACTATTATCAGTAACAGTACAACTGTATGTACCTGCATGTAAATTCAGCAAATCTTCGGTTATTGCGCTATTACTCCACAAATATGTAAATGGAGAAGTGCCACCTGTAACAGTTAAATTTATTGAACCCAAACCATTTGTACAAACTTCATTTGTAACAATATTTGTTGCACCTAAACCTGTTGTGGTATTTAAAACAACAGGGTTAATAGTAAAAGAGCATCCTGAGTTATCTGTAACAGTACAGAAATAATTTCCTGCAGAAACATTACTTAGATCCTGTGTTGTTGCACCGGTATTCCAGATATACGTGTATGGAGTTGTACCTCCTGAGATTACATCATTAATATTTCCTAGACCGTTTCCGCAAATTTCGTTTGTTATAATAGTGTTTACATGAGTTAAATTTCCGGGAGTATTATTTATTGTTACAGATTGCTGAGCCTGACAGCCATTCCCATCTGTAACAGTAAGTGTATAAGTTCCGGCAGCCATACTCATTAAATCCTGAGAAGTAGAACCTGTGCTCCACAAATAGGTATATGCGCCATCTCCTCCTGTTACACTCATATTTGCAGCACCATCATGATTATGACAAATTTCATTTGTAATAAGTACTGTCTGAATATCAAGGTTACCTGCAGCATTAAAAACATAAAGTGAACCGGTAGGTACTTGGCATGAGTTTGCATCAGAAACAGTACAAGAATATGTACCTTCATTCAGGTTTGACAAATCCTCGGTTGTTGCACTATTACTCCAGATATAAGTATAACTTCCACTTCCACCGGTAACAGAAATATTAATTGCTCCCTGATTATTATTACATATTTCATTTGTTACAATTGAACCCGTAACACTTAAATTACCGGGTTGATTGGTCAATGTATATGATTCTACAAGGCTACATCCAGACTGATCTGTAATTGTGCATAAATATGTTCCTGCAACCAGATTACTTCTGTCCTGAGTTGTGGCATTATTATTCCAATGATATGTTATTGTTCCGTTACCACCTGAAATCGTTTGATTAACTGCTCCCAAATGATTACTGCAAATTTCATTTGTAACAACAGCAGTAGCCAGTAATGAACCTGTATTATTTGATACAACAAAAGCCTGATTTAAAACACAATTATTTCCATCAGTAATCTGAACAGAGAAATTGCCACTGTGAATTCCATTTATATCTTCGGTAGTTGCTCCATTGCTCCATAAAAAATTATATGGCAATGCACCACCTGCAACGGTAATATTTACAGAACCTGAACCATTTCCGCAATTTTCATCTGAAATTACAGAACCCGAAATATTTAATGTTCCTGTATTATTTGTTACAATTACAGACTGCACATCGCTACAGCCTGCAGCATCATGAACAGTTACAGTATAATTTCCGGCTAACAAATTACTTATATCTTCAGTTATTGCACCATTACTCCATGTAATTGTTGAAGGCAATGTAACATTTGACAAAGTAATATTTATACTTCCAACACCCGACCCGCATAAATCTGGACTAACTGCTGCATTAGAAATATCGAGATAACAATAGCTTGAACAATTACTAACATTATTAATAATGCTATAATTTGCGGTTTTAGTACAACCAAAACCATCTGTAACTGTTAAATAATAATTTCCACCAGAAACATTAATCAAATCCTGAGTTGTCGATCCATTACTCCAGTTATAGGCATAAGAACCTGAACCTCCTGTTATTTGAACATCAATATATCCATTTGCATCTCCGCATATTTCATTTGATGAATTAACAAGTGAAACTAATAATTGTGGATTCTGGTTAATTGTTATATTTTCAATAAACACACAACCTGCATTATCTGTAATGGTTAAAGTGTATAAACCTGCCACAATATTTATCAAATCTTCTGTAATTGCTCCATTACTCCAGGCAAATGTATAAGGAGGTGTTCCACCCGAAGTAGTAATATTAACTGACCCTGAATTATTCCCACTACAATTAACATGATTAATATTTTTAACAATGTTCAGACTACTAACATTTGTTAACGAATATAATTTAACAATAGAACAGTTATTTGCATCAGTAACTGTAACACTATAAGAACCTGATGGAATATTAATCAAATCCTCGGTAATTGCTCCATTATTCCAATGAAAAGTAAAAGGCGGAGAATTACCATTAACAGTAATGTTAATTGCTCCATTTGTACCGCCACATGTAGCTTGTGTTATAAATCCACCAACATTCATACCCAATGGCTCTGATATTGAAACTAAAGTATCAGGTAAATCTGACATTAAGCTGATATTCCAGTTAAAAATATAACCATTATCCAATCCAAACTGGTCTGTAACTTCCAATGTCCAGACACCGTTTTTTTGTGCACCAACTAAATTTGAAAGTGGTTGATATGAAACATAAGCTCCACTAGGCAGATAGCTATCAGTAACCATTTGTCCGCCACCAAGCGAAGAAGGATAAGTATGAGTATACATTCCATTTGATTCGCTTACCATTGTTCCATGATCTGGTGTTTCATTAAAACAATAATCATAGCCTTGTCCCGGATTTGTAAGATTACTATTAGACCCATCCACAGGACCTGATGCAAAAGGGATTCCCAGATCGCAAGTACCACCTCCCATAAACTCCTTAAGAATTACCGATTGTCCGCTTGGAGCAATAATTCTGATTTGCAAATCGCCTAAATATGAATGTTCCATATTGGCACAAATCTGCTGCAGCTGCGACAAACTTGTAATTGTTTCGCCTGCACCAAAACCTGTAATATTTATTGTACTTGTATAAGAAACTCCACTCCCATCCGGCAGAAAAGTAGTATCAGCATCAAATATACCGCCAACAACTAATGCTTCAGCCTTACAGCCATAAGTATCATATACCTGAACAGCATATGTACCGGCAGCCAGACCGGTAACAGGGTTTGAATTTGAAAGTTCGGTAACACCGTTCACATCCGTTACATGATAAGTATATGGCGGAAAACCACCACTTGCATTTACTAATATTTCGCCCGAACTATCCTGATAACAATCAAGATTAGTTTCAGTTAATGTAAATTCTATTGGTTGCGCATCATCAATATAAAGAAAAACGGTATCATATGAAGCACAAACCTCAGGCCTGTATATTAACATAACAGTCTCCTGCCCTTCTGGAAAACCATCAAGTATAGGATCAATAATAACAACTGCATTTGTTTGTCCTGCAGGAATCATAATTGTGTTATCGATAGTATGATAATCAATACCATTTGTTGCTGTACCGGCAATCTGATAGTTTATCTGATAATCCTGACTTTGAGGCTGGTCGAGCGAGAATGAAAAACTTGCATTTACGCATCCTTCCAAAGCAATATTATCGGCATTTATAGTTTGTGGAATTACATTTACAACACCTTGCACAAGACTATTTTCTTTAAGAAAAACCGCAGAATTATATTGTCCATCGCCTGCATCAGCAATTACAAGCTTCAAAGTATATGTCTGACATGGAATCAATCCTTCCTTTCTGGCAGTAAGCACTGTTGTAAATGCATCAAATTCATTTGTTAACCCACCTGCATTACTTATGTAATACTGGTTATTTGTAATTGCATTAATATTATTTATTGAAACCGGACTAGTACTTGCCGGTACAAGAGCAATATTTTCTTCACCTG
This genomic window contains:
- a CDS encoding choice-of-anchor L domain-containing protein, translating into MKKFIYLAIVLLLTVKLNAQLTVTGGVTATQLANILAGSNIVVSGATLTGSNLASGSFNGVNTNLGVPTGVILSTGRITDALGPNDQTNSSTTPLGTSGTAQMTALAGVNTFDAITLQFNFTVQSDMIQFDYVFASEEYPEYAPPNSSAYNDVFAFYISGPGITGEENIALVPASTSPVSINNINAITNNQYYISNAGGLTNEFDAFTTVLTARKEGLIPCQTYTLKLVIADAGDGQYNSAVFLKENSLVQGVVNVIPQTINADNIALEGCVNASFSFSLDQPQSQDYQINYQIAGTATNGIDYHTIDNTIMIPAGQTNAVVIIDPILDGFPEGQETVMLIYRPEVCASYDTVFLYIDDAQPIEFTLTETNLDCYQDSSGEILVNASGGFPPYTYHVTDVNGVTELSNSNPVTGLAAGTYAVQVYDTYGCKAEALVVGGIFDADTTFLPDGSGVSYTSTINITGFGAGETITSLSQLQQICANMEHSYLGDLQIRIIAPSGQSVILKEFMGGGTCDLGIPFASGPVDGSNSNLTNPGQGYDYCFNETPDHGTMVSESNGMYTHTYPSSLGGGQMVTDSYLPSGAYVSYQPLSNLVGAQKNGVWTLEVTDQFGLDNGYIFNWNISLMSDLPDTLVSISEPLGMNVGGFITQATCGGTNGAINITVNGNSPPFTFHWNNGAITEDLINIPSGSYSVTVTDANNCSIVKLYSLTNVSSLNIVKNINHVNCSGNNSGSVNITTSGGTPPYTFAWSNGAITEDLINIVAGLYTLTITDNAGCVFIENITINQNPQLLVSLVNSSNEICGDANGYIDVQITGGSGSYAYNWSNGSTTQDLINVSGGNYYLTVTDGFGCTKTANYSIINNVSNCSSYCYLDISNAAVSPDLCGSGVGSINITLSNVTLPSTITWSNGAITEDISNLLAGNYTVTVHDAAGCSDVQSVIVTNNTGTLNISGSVISDENCGNGSGSVNITVAGGALPYNFLWSNGATTEDINGIHSGNFSVQITDGNNCVLNQAFVVSNNTGSLLATAVVTNEICSNHLGAVNQTISGGNGTITYHWNNNATTQDRSNLVAGTYLCTITDQSGCSLVESYTLTNQPGNLSVTGSIVTNEICNNNQGAINISVTGGSGSYTYIWSNSATTEDLSNLNEGTYSCTVSDANSCQVPTGSLYVFNAAGNLDIQTVLITNEICHNHDGAANMSVTGGDGAYTYLWSTGSTSQDLMSMAAGTYTLTVTDGNGCQAQQSVTINNTPGNLTHVNTIITNEICGNGLGNINDVISGGTTPYTYIWNTGATTQDLSNVSAGNYFCTVTDNSGCSFTINPVVLNTTTGLGATNIVTNEVCTNGLGSINLTVTGGTSPFTYLWSNSAITEDLLNLHAGTYSCTVTDNSGCKFHTGNIILNNNPGTLNLTTNSINEICNNDQGSIDLTVTGGTLPLTYLWSNAATTQDISNLTAATYTVTVTDVNGCVDIKSVVITNNPGTLAVATPVVTNELCNNNLGSINLTVSGVTGTAHYIWSNAATTEDISSLNEGLYSCTVSDDGSCQVILSNIVVGNNSGTLSLTNVVTHNETCNNNAGTIDITINGGVAPIVYNWSNGLHTQDLSGLNEGSYTCTVVDANSCTVEAHATILNSSGTLTVSNAVITDEACNSGAGAINITVQGGTIPYTYAWSNGATTQDIINVHAGNFSCQIVDNSGCNYLYSGVVNSIGSNFVITNSTIEDEICGNASGSVNINISGGSLPYVYSWSNGSITEDLFNLNAGSYSVTVTDIHSCSTTGSYIVNNTTMSLAISGLVVTNENCGNGMGVIDLTYTGGYEPVSTIWSNGSTDEDPELLSAGNYIVTVTDHFGCSVTGNASVINNSSGFAVSNSTVINENCGDGLGSVDITVNGGQLPYTFLWSNGATTEDISNLHIGNYTCSVTDANSCQIVVSEEVNNVTNGLNISNLITHDDYCSNGVAYIDLTIQGGVLPYSYLWSSGQITQDLSGINAGTYICTITDQSGCVVVTNQIVIVNTQVNLNITSIETGDMCGHSDGIADITVTGGYSPYSYNWSNSATTQDISGLSAGIYIATISDATGCESIYNVTIPETQNPNLMFYSTSTVNDDCGQGVGIIQFQPAVGAYTYELNGNPGGTPVNQFSNLFSGNYILSIIDGTCRFDENVFVDNNALFSSTVGFIGNEYCGTGSGYVDISVTPSGNYSYEWSNGTFNEDLNNVHAGAYSCQITDLSGCNDYIFVTVTNNASFTASNLVSDETCGQGNGSIDITIPTAGAYSYLWSNGDVSQDISNLHAGNYTCTITNSTNCSVITNSTVENNTGALSVNDAIINDFCNEGQGMIALSINNGADSYSVLWSDGSTLDTLYNLFAGNYSVTVTGMPSNCIFVNNYIVSNSALFTVSEIITHASCSSCNDASITININGAGTNYTLNWSNGDVTPVISNILSGTYYLTVTDDWGCMLVDSFIVGYLTNNSQVAIQNFVLVYPNPANGTFNVKYNFDKLTDEKLEIYDNTGRLIMSSKLKELNGILNVDLQSSPPGIYFVRIVTDGKVYTTKVALY